The following proteins are encoded in a genomic region of Chryseobacterium culicis:
- a CDS encoding sigma 54-interacting transcriptional regulator, producing MKNDITFKELKDSGYTHKTINEEIQANLIARIKAKEPVFEGLWGYEDTVVPQLKKAILAGHHINLLGLRGQAKTRIARSMVNLLDEYMPVVKGSEINDSPFHPISKFAKDLIDELGDETPISWVHRSQRFYEKLATPDVNVADLIGDIDPIKAATLKLPYSDERVLHYGMIPRANRSIFVLNELPDLQARIQVSLFNILQEGDIQIRGFQLRMPLDIQFVFTANPEDYTNRGSIVTPLKDRIGSQIFTHYPKTIALARQITEQEALISAEDKAQIQIPDLAKDLLEEVAFAARISEYVDAKSGVSARLTISAMENLVAAAKLRLIESGAEKTTIRLLDFMSIIPSITGKIELVYEGEQEGADYVAKILIDKAVMTQFESIFPRISKLEKEGIKTPYTDLIRWFNKNHLELNYNDTDEEFYAKLDKIAPLTAVVEENTSELNAEDQNFCKELILWALTISNKIDKSENQNAFTFDSPGIGQFLRN from the coding sequence ATGAAAAACGATATCACATTTAAAGAATTAAAAGACTCCGGTTATACCCATAAAACAATTAATGAGGAAATTCAGGCCAACTTAATTGCCAGAATTAAAGCTAAAGAACCCGTATTCGAAGGACTTTGGGGCTATGAAGACACCGTTGTTCCTCAATTGAAAAAAGCAATTCTTGCCGGACACCACATCAATTTACTTGGACTGCGCGGCCAGGCAAAAACCAGAATTGCAAGAAGTATGGTTAATCTGCTTGATGAATATATGCCTGTTGTAAAAGGTTCCGAAATCAACGACAGCCCGTTTCATCCCATTTCAAAATTTGCCAAAGACCTCATTGATGAATTGGGTGATGAAACTCCTATTTCCTGGGTACACCGCTCTCAACGTTTCTATGAAAAACTAGCAACTCCGGATGTGAATGTTGCTGATTTAATCGGTGATATAGACCCTATCAAAGCAGCTACTTTAAAACTTCCTTATTCTGATGAACGGGTTCTCCATTACGGAATGATTCCCCGTGCTAACCGTTCCATATTTGTTTTAAATGAATTGCCGGATTTACAGGCCCGAATCCAGGTTTCCCTGTTTAATATTCTACAGGAAGGAGATATTCAGATCCGGGGATTCCAGCTGAGAATGCCTCTTGATATTCAATTTGTTTTTACCGCCAATCCGGAAGATTATACCAACAGAGGAAGTATTGTAACTCCGTTGAAAGACAGAATCGGATCGCAGATTTTCACCCATTATCCAAAAACAATTGCTCTTGCCCGACAGATTACCGAGCAGGAAGCACTGATCTCTGCTGAAGATAAAGCACAGATACAGATTCCTGATCTGGCGAAAGATCTTTTGGAAGAAGTGGCTTTTGCAGCCCGAATCAGTGAATATGTAGATGCAAAAAGTGGTGTAAGTGCCCGTTTGACGATCAGTGCAATGGAAAACTTAGTTGCAGCCGCCAAATTACGTCTGATTGAATCCGGAGCAGAGAAAACCACCATCCGACTGCTCGACTTCATGTCCATCATTCCGTCTATTACAGGAAAAATTGAGCTGGTATATGAAGGAGAACAGGAAGGAGCTGATTACGTAGCCAAAATTCTGATTGACAAAGCAGTCATGACCCAGTTTGAAAGTATATTCCCCCGTATTTCCAAACTGGAAAAAGAAGGCATCAAAACACCTTATACCGATCTGATCAGATGGTTCAATAAAAACCATTTAGAACTTAATTACAATGATACAGATGAAGAATTTTATGCTAAACTTGATAAGATAGCTCCTCTGACAGCTGTAGTGGAAGAAAATACCTCTGAACTCAACGCTGAAGACCAGAATTTCTGTAAAGAGCTAATTTTATGGGCATTAACCATCAGCAACAAAATTGATAAATCTGAAAATCAAAATGCCTTTACTTTTGATTCGCCGGGAATTGGCCAGTTTTTGCGTAATTAA
- a CDS encoding sensor histidine kinase, whose product MKYKFLNFKLRKLVHYSLIFCILLIQVIIAIFFYNEFVNGKKLKFIKDQLEESRALGGLTDNSRKDFLDAQEHLQKYMATQDNGELQLYFQSLRKLKTNFDKIGEYENTSPRLKKTLSLHRQDTVKTAKLKTLIDSVYQTSLNPPQNIEDKQFEPAKYKNDFEDLKIQTRTYADTIKKKGFFGRLKDAVTGKVDVQKESTVITMTNNKTLDLSQVKSKMDNTIKSMDKHYAAEVKKVQMLAVQNQKNNLQFYSNFSKLLVYSNSLIEVYENAIKDFKSQLEKEYNEQSSNNNKIRSYLVLGLMILMFIVSILIMYFTRVAFIYEQKLNAANKEIKKNLNFKNRILGMLSHDLRSPLKIINIFIDKIHRTTEDETIKDYLKSIKFTNSTLLLQSNQILEYTKNENAEKELIPSVFNLKEEISSIVKVITPYLETRNNRFVVTDRIPENLNVFSDNIRINQIFMNILGNANKFTENGQIDLVMATESLGENKISLITTVGDTGVGISESDLGKIFDPYYQGMVSDEVDNLGAGLGLNLVKEIVELFDGDISVESKLHKGTKVTFRINLNSNKNGNTNSK is encoded by the coding sequence ATGAAATATAAATTCTTAAATTTTAAATTGAGAAAACTTGTTCATTACTCATTGATCTTTTGTATTTTACTGATACAGGTCATTATCGCCATATTTTTTTATAACGAATTTGTTAACGGGAAAAAGCTGAAATTTATTAAAGATCAGCTGGAGGAAAGCCGTGCATTGGGAGGATTGACAGATAATTCGAGGAAAGATTTTCTGGATGCCCAGGAACATCTTCAGAAATATATGGCGACTCAGGATAACGGAGAATTACAGTTATATTTCCAGTCGTTGAGAAAACTTAAAACCAATTTTGATAAAATTGGGGAATATGAAAATACAAGTCCCAGACTGAAAAAGACGTTGTCTCTTCATCGTCAGGATACGGTGAAGACTGCAAAACTGAAAACATTAATAGATTCGGTATACCAGACTTCTCTGAATCCACCTCAAAATATTGAAGATAAACAGTTCGAACCAGCAAAATACAAAAATGATTTTGAAGATTTGAAAATTCAAACCCGTACTTATGCCGATACCATTAAAAAGAAAGGCTTTTTCGGACGTTTAAAAGACGCTGTAACAGGGAAAGTGGATGTTCAGAAAGAAAGTACGGTGATCACGATGACCAACAACAAAACGCTGGATCTTTCTCAGGTTAAATCCAAAATGGACAACACAATAAAGTCTATGGATAAGCATTATGCTGCTGAAGTAAAGAAGGTACAGATGCTTGCCGTTCAAAATCAGAAAAATAACCTGCAGTTTTACAGCAATTTCAGTAAACTTCTGGTGTATAGCAACAGCTTAATAGAAGTGTACGAAAATGCCATCAAGGATTTTAAATCCCAACTGGAAAAAGAATACAATGAACAAAGCTCTAATAATAACAAGATCAGAAGCTATCTGGTATTGGGATTGATGATTCTGATGTTTATTGTGTCCATTCTGATCATGTACTTTACAAGAGTAGCATTTATCTATGAACAAAAGCTTAATGCAGCAAATAAAGAGATTAAAAAGAACCTTAATTTTAAAAACAGGATTCTGGGAATGCTGAGCCATGATCTGAGGTCTCCGTTAAAAATTATCAATATTTTCATAGATAAGATCCACAGAACGACGGAAGATGAAACGATAAAGGATTATCTTAAATCGATCAAATTTACCAATAGTACATTGCTTCTGCAGTCTAATCAGATCTTAGAATACACCAAAAATGAAAATGCTGAAAAAGAACTTATACCCTCAGTTTTCAATCTTAAAGAGGAGATCAGTTCTATTGTAAAGGTGATTACGCCTTATCTGGAAACGAGAAATAACAGGTTTGTGGTAACAGACAGAATTCCGGAGAATCTGAATGTATTTTCGGATAACATCAGAATCAACCAGATTTTTATGAATATTCTCGGAAATGCCAACAAGTTTACAGAAAACGGACAGATTGATCTGGTGATGGCTACGGAATCTCTTGGAGAAAATAAAATTTCCCTGATCACAACGGTAGGAGATACCGGAGTAGGAATATCAGAATCGGATCTTGGTAAAATTTTTGATCCTTATTATCAGGGAATGGTGTCTGATGAGGTGGATAATCTGGGAGCAGGACTTGGGCTTAATCTGGTCAAAGAAATTGTTGAACTTTTCGATGGTGATATATCAGTTGAAAGTAAACTGCACAAAGGAACGAAAGTGACATTCAGGATCAATTTAAATAGTAATAAAAATGGAAACACCAATTCAAAATAA
- a CDS encoding helix-turn-helix domain-containing GNAT family N-acetyltransferase yields MDLFNRTGKMALGSRLRLLTAKVTEDATKIYELYNVENFSPKWFPVFFVLHEESNQTITEIAEQIGHSQPSVTKIIKEMLKAGLVEDNLKSSDKRRNIVGLTAEGKQIAEKMVTIQCADIDLAIDGIIEEATHNLWEALAEWEHLFEQKSLLSRVKEQKKARESKNVKIVDYNPKYQSAFKALNEEWISAYFKMEDADYKALDSPEEYILNKGGKILVALYNDEPLGVCALIKMEDPDYDFELAKMAVSPKAQGKNIGWLLGKAIINTAKEIGVSKIYLESNTILKPAINLYYKLGFQKVSGRATPYQRCNIQMELSLKN; encoded by the coding sequence ATGGACTTATTCAACAGAACAGGTAAAATGGCGTTAGGTAGCAGGCTCCGTTTGCTTACAGCAAAAGTGACTGAAGATGCCACTAAAATTTATGAGTTGTATAATGTAGAAAACTTTTCACCCAAATGGTTTCCTGTATTTTTTGTATTGCATGAAGAAAGCAATCAAACCATTACTGAGATTGCCGAACAAATTGGACACTCTCAACCTTCAGTAACAAAAATTATCAAGGAAATGCTGAAGGCAGGATTGGTTGAGGATAATCTTAAATCAAGTGATAAGAGAAGAAATATTGTAGGCTTAACTGCGGAAGGGAAACAGATTGCAGAGAAAATGGTAACAATACAATGTGCGGATATAGATCTTGCTATTGACGGAATTATTGAAGAAGCTACACACAATCTCTGGGAAGCACTTGCAGAATGGGAACACCTTTTTGAACAGAAATCCTTGCTTTCAAGAGTAAAGGAACAGAAAAAGGCCCGTGAAAGTAAAAATGTAAAAATCGTTGATTATAATCCGAAATACCAATCTGCATTCAAAGCACTTAATGAAGAATGGATCTCCGCTTATTTTAAAATGGAAGATGCCGACTATAAAGCATTGGATAGCCCTGAAGAATATATCTTAAATAAAGGAGGGAAAATACTTGTCGCCCTTTATAATGATGAACCGCTTGGGGTCTGTGCTCTCATCAAAATGGAAGATCCGGATTATGATTTTGAGCTTGCAAAAATGGCTGTCTCCCCAAAAGCACAGGGAAAAAACATAGGCTGGCTGCTGGGAAAGGCAATTATCAATACGGCCAAAGAAATCGGAGTATCGAAAATATATCTCGAAAGCAATACCATCCTGAAGCCAGCCATTAACCTGTATTATAAACTTGGATTCCAAAAAGTATCCGGTCGCGCAACACCCTATCAGCGCTGTAACATTCAAATGGAATTATCTCTAAAAAATTAA
- a CDS encoding vWA domain-containing protein, which produces MTDKNFNPHKGFIFSKHVPEELSHFDRVFDVFKDLLTHTSGDIEEAFEWLDMLDKEYDIFNDEYTLQDFEEDLKKRGYIREEDPEEGNTGSGKGKNILTPKLEAALREYALDQIFGKLKKNGAGNHRTSKTGIGDERDGENRSFQYGDDLAAVNMTESLKNAQINNGISDLRLTEEDLIVEETKHKAQMSTVLMIDISHSMILYGEDRITPAKKVAMALVELIKRKYPKDSIDIIVFGNEAWPIKIKDLPYLKVGPYHTNTVAGLELAMDILRRKRNTNKQIFMITDGKPSCIQLPSGEFYMNSFGLDEKIVNQCFNRAAQARKLKIPITTFMIAQDPYLRQFVEEFTAQNKGKAFLTGLSGLGQMIFEDYEKNRIRRI; this is translated from the coding sequence ATGACAGATAAAAATTTTAATCCTCATAAAGGCTTTATATTCAGTAAGCATGTACCAGAGGAATTATCACATTTTGACCGGGTCTTTGATGTTTTCAAAGATTTGCTCACCCATACCTCCGGAGATATAGAGGAAGCTTTCGAGTGGCTTGATATGCTTGATAAAGAGTATGATATCTTCAATGATGAATATACCCTTCAGGATTTTGAAGAAGATTTGAAAAAAAGAGGTTATATCAGAGAAGAAGATCCTGAAGAAGGCAATACAGGAAGTGGAAAAGGTAAAAATATATTAACACCTAAACTGGAAGCAGCCCTTCGTGAGTATGCCTTAGACCAGATTTTTGGAAAGCTGAAGAAAAACGGGGCAGGAAATCATCGCACCAGCAAAACAGGAATCGGAGATGAAAGAGATGGCGAAAACCGCTCCTTCCAATACGGAGATGATCTTGCAGCAGTGAATATGACTGAAAGCTTAAAGAATGCACAGATCAATAACGGAATTTCAGACCTGCGCCTGACAGAGGAAGACCTCATCGTAGAAGAAACGAAACACAAGGCACAGATGAGTACCGTTCTGATGATAGACATCAGCCACTCCATGATTCTATATGGTGAAGACCGTATTACTCCGGCGAAAAAAGTAGCCATGGCACTTGTGGAACTGATTAAACGAAAATACCCCAAAGATTCTATCGACATCATTGTTTTTGGAAATGAAGCATGGCCTATCAAGATCAAAGACCTTCCCTATTTAAAAGTCGGACCTTATCATACCAATACCGTTGCCGGACTTGAACTGGCAATGGATATTCTCCGCAGAAAAAGAAATACCAATAAACAGATTTTTATGATCACCGATGGAAAGCCAAGTTGCATTCAGCTTCCCAGTGGAGAGTTTTATATGAATAGTTTTGGTTTGGATGAAAAAATTGTTAACCAATGCTTCAACAGAGCAGCACAAGCCAGAAAACTGAAAATACCCATCACTACTTTTATGATTGCTCAGGATCCTTATCTGCGGCAGTTTGTAGAAGAATTTACCGCTCAGAACAAAGGAAAAGCTTTCCTGACAGGGCTTTCAGGTTTAGGACAAATGATTTTTGAAGATTACGAAAAAAACAGAATAAGAAGAATTTAA
- a CDS encoding PaaI family thioesterase, translating to MYDRIKQSFDKQGIMKTIGAQLEEVQQGEVKITCKFSENLTQHNGFFHAGILTTIVDSACGYAALTTMPENSNVLTVEFKVNFMKPANTDKLVAIGKVLQAGRTLTICEGYVYDQKEEKLIAKMTATMIAIHS from the coding sequence ATGTACGATAGAATAAAACAGAGTTTTGATAAACAGGGAATCATGAAAACGATTGGTGCCCAATTAGAAGAAGTTCAGCAAGGAGAGGTAAAAATTACCTGCAAATTTTCGGAAAACCTGACCCAGCACAACGGCTTTTTTCATGCAGGCATTCTCACAACCATTGTAGACAGCGCCTGCGGATATGCAGCTCTAACCACAATGCCTGAAAATTCCAATGTATTGACCGTAGAGTTCAAAGTTAATTTTATGAAGCCAGCCAATACGGATAAACTTGTTGCCATTGGAAAAGTTTTACAGGCAGGAAGAACACTTACCATTTGTGAAGGTTATGTCTATGATCAAAAAGAGGAAAAGCTCATTGCAAAAATGACAGCAACTATGATTGCCATTCATTCATAA
- a CDS encoding FAD-dependent oxidoreductase, with protein sequence MITENYDVIVIGGGAIGLATAYHLGQRQAKTLVLEQYTFVNQLGSSAGVSRQFRIPYPDEYMVQMALDALPYWDELQKKTDTQLLDKVGTLWFGDPEVHSTEGNIAEAEKALKALGVPYTTLTSKEIEEQYHFKNLPENYTGLFQPDGASINFKATIETLLGLCQKEETVELRENSPVLEIKQNGDLFELTTPNGVYIAKKLAIIPGPYINSVINLLDFKIEATYWNMSSAYFKKTDPAIQYPTWFVFQNATGDNGNQFYGFPSVEWDHPEYIRVAPDFVIKPLEEPSDRTLIPNPQELAYTSEWVQSHMTGLSIEPEYTSTCLIALSTIPNKELLIDFAPPYVPNHKNIVVYATGWAAKFTPFLGKIMSDLALDGHTDFDITPFRLGYKYFLAL encoded by the coding sequence ATGATTACAGAAAACTACGACGTAATCGTCATTGGCGGAGGAGCAATAGGGCTGGCTACGGCTTATCATCTTGGCCAGCGCCAGGCAAAAACATTAGTATTGGAACAGTACACTTTTGTGAATCAGCTCGGCAGTTCTGCAGGAGTATCACGCCAGTTCCGGATTCCTTATCCGGATGAATATATGGTACAAATGGCTTTGGATGCATTGCCTTATTGGGATGAACTGCAAAAAAAGACGGATACTCAATTGCTTGATAAAGTAGGAACACTCTGGTTTGGTGATCCGGAAGTACATTCTACAGAAGGAAATATTGCTGAAGCTGAAAAAGCTTTAAAAGCATTAGGAGTTCCGTATACCACATTAACTTCAAAAGAAATTGAAGAACAATATCATTTCAAAAACCTTCCGGAAAATTATACAGGCTTGTTTCAGCCGGATGGTGCCAGCATTAATTTTAAAGCAACCATTGAAACTCTTTTAGGTCTTTGCCAAAAAGAAGAAACCGTAGAACTTAGAGAAAATTCTCCGGTGCTGGAGATCAAACAAAACGGAGACCTTTTTGAGCTTACCACACCCAACGGAGTTTATATCGCCAAAAAACTGGCCATCATTCCCGGACCTTATATCAACAGCGTTATCAACCTGCTTGATTTTAAAATAGAAGCCACTTACTGGAATATGTCTTCTGCTTATTTTAAAAAGACTGATCCTGCGATACAATATCCAACCTGGTTTGTATTCCAGAATGCAACAGGAGATAACGGCAACCAGTTTTATGGTTTTCCATCCGTGGAATGGGATCATCCGGAATACATCCGCGTAGCCCCAGATTTTGTCATCAAACCTTTGGAAGAACCAAGTGACAGAACATTAATTCCAAATCCCCAGGAGCTGGCCTACACTTCTGAATGGGTACAAAGCCATATGACCGGGCTAAGTATTGAACCGGAATATACTTCAACATGCCTTATCGCTTTAAGTACAATTCCCAATAAAGAACTGCTGATTGATTTTGCACCACCTTATGTTCCCAACCATAAAAACATTGTGGTATATGCCACCGGATGGGCTGCCAAATTCACTCCTTTCTTAGGTAAAATCATGTCGGATCTTGCATTAGACGGACATACTGATTTTGATATTACTCCATTCCGATTAGGATATAAATATTTCTTAGCACTTTAA
- a CDS encoding flavin monoamine oxidase family protein has product MNQKNVNKDTPLYPGMQPDLKVEVAIIGAGTSGLYTAFRLVTDNKYKGHEVQIFDMSNRLGGRLESVIMPGMNFWGELGGMRYLTSQEIVTTLIEGYPLKEDPSKRTPVLKDKMTPVLFPMGNPEKLFMYIRKERFKQNAWTEEQDQGNKLITRYFLNKNDEGLSSDQLFNKIIYNVLMSDPWVVENYKELIIEDPNGYDYTFKLTSRDWDAIKPRMVYNFPGSPYDKRLVNDIGFWNLIKDQVSQEGYEFLANAGGYYSNTINWNSAEAFPYMVGDFSANTTYKTIEEGYDSIAYAIANAYMEYEGARIWSENKLITFTKDHHLIHTHKYELTFLNIQSNTTWKVYANSIVLGMPRKSLELLDQNNFFFDVNRHQKLNENIRSIIMEPAFKILMGFERPWWKDLGIDSGHSITDLPMRQCYYFGTDPENNNSMLLGSYGDMETETFWKALSDDKVLFKVRANKSTSMEELHKFDDVQATEFMVNELINQLKEVHGIDIPQPYVTYFRDWTDDPYGAGYHAWKAGFSVKDVMPYMRKPLIDEQIHIIGEAYSDQQGWVEGAFCEAEKMLQTHYKLDWPYWLDPDYYLGW; this is encoded by the coding sequence ATGAATCAAAAAAACGTCAATAAAGATACCCCGCTGTATCCGGGAATGCAGCCCGATCTGAAAGTAGAAGTAGCCATTATCGGTGCCGGAACTTCCGGATTGTATACTGCTTTTCGTTTGGTAACAGACAATAAGTATAAAGGTCATGAAGTACAGATCTTCGACATGAGTAACAGGTTAGGCGGAAGACTTGAATCCGTAATCATGCCGGGAATGAATTTCTGGGGTGAACTCGGAGGAATGCGTTATCTGACTTCTCAAGAGATTGTAACCACATTAATAGAAGGTTATCCACTGAAAGAGGATCCGAGCAAAAGAACACCCGTATTAAAGGATAAGATGACTCCTGTTCTCTTTCCTATGGGTAACCCGGAAAAACTCTTCATGTATATCAGAAAAGAACGTTTCAAACAAAATGCATGGACGGAAGAGCAAGATCAGGGTAACAAACTGATTACCCGTTATTTTCTGAATAAAAATGACGAAGGTTTAAGCTCTGACCAGCTATTCAATAAAATCATTTACAATGTTTTAATGTCGGATCCGTGGGTAGTAGAAAACTATAAAGAATTAATCATTGAAGATCCTAACGGTTATGATTATACCTTCAAGCTGACCAGCAGGGATTGGGATGCCATCAAACCAAGAATGGTTTACAATTTCCCGGGTTCTCCTTATGACAAACGCCTGGTAAATGATATTGGTTTCTGGAACTTAATCAAAGATCAGGTTTCTCAGGAAGGATATGAATTCTTAGCAAATGCCGGAGGATACTATTCCAATACCATCAACTGGAATTCTGCAGAGGCATTTCCTTATATGGTAGGAGATTTTTCTGCCAACACTACCTACAAAACGATTGAAGAAGGCTATGACAGTATCGCTTATGCAATTGCCAATGCTTATATGGAATATGAAGGAGCACGCATCTGGTCTGAAAATAAGCTGATTACTTTCACCAAAGATCATCATTTGATCCATACTCATAAATATGAACTTACTTTCCTGAATATACAAAGCAATACAACGTGGAAAGTGTATGCCAATTCAATAGTATTGGGTATGCCAAGAAAATCTCTTGAACTGTTGGATCAGAATAACTTCTTTTTTGATGTTAACAGACATCAGAAACTGAATGAAAATATCCGTTCTATCATTATGGAACCTGCCTTTAAAATCCTGATGGGCTTCGAGCGCCCGTGGTGGAAAGATCTGGGAATTGATTCCGGGCATTCCATTACAGACTTACCGATGAGACAGTGCTACTATTTCGGTACTGATCCTGAAAACAACAATTCAATGTTGCTGGGAAGCTACGGTGATATGGAAACAGAAACATTCTGGAAAGCACTTTCTGATGATAAAGTTCTGTTCAAAGTAAGAGCTAACAAGTCTACATCCATGGAAGAATTACACAAATTTGATGATGTTCAGGCCACAGAATTTATGGTCAACGAATTGATAAACCAGCTGAAAGAAGTACATGGTATAGATATTCCACAGCCTTATGTAACCTATTTCAGAGACTGGACCGATGATCCTTACGGCGCCGGATATCATGCATGGAAAGCAGGTTTCTCCGTGAAAGATGTCATGCCTTATATGAGAAAACCTCTGATAGATGAGCAGATTCATATTATCGGGGAAGCTTATTCCGACCAACAAGGATGGGTGGAAGGTGCTTTCTGTGAAGCGGAAAAAATGCTTCAGACCCATTATAAATTAGACTGGCCGTACTGGCTGGATCCTGATTATTATTTAGGATGGTAA
- a CDS encoding YybH family protein — MQDFNRKTEAGAVAYFRYCIKNGDVAGALSCFHPDAVYIDREGRELRGLDQIALAMNEICRLQLDIQGETPHVTVVNDVAMWLDHWEMTGKAPDGHLIEMKGHTSCIMKRNEDGEWLWLVDNPFGAAILKNDNMV; from the coding sequence GTGCAGGATTTTAATAGAAAAACAGAAGCCGGTGCTGTAGCATATTTCCGTTATTGTATTAAAAATGGAGATGTGGCAGGAGCATTAAGTTGTTTTCATCCTGATGCCGTATATATAGACAGAGAGGGAAGAGAGCTGAGAGGGCTTGATCAGATCGCATTGGCAATGAATGAGATTTGCCGTTTACAACTGGATATTCAGGGTGAAACTCCCCATGTAACCGTTGTGAATGATGTTGCCATGTGGCTAGACCATTGGGAAATGACCGGAAAAGCTCCGGACGGGCATCTGATTGAAATGAAAGGCCATACTTCCTGCATTATGAAAAGAAATGAAGATGGAGAATGGCTGTGGCTGGTTGATAATCCTTTTGGTGCTGCTATACTTAAAAATGATAATATGGTGTAA
- the panB gene encoding 3-methyl-2-oxobutanoate hydroxymethyltransferase translates to MSVHKDDKKKITTLQLKKMKEQGEKISVLTAYDYTTAKIIDEAGIDVIIVGDSASNTMIGNPTTLSITLDQMIYYTKSVVNGTKRALVIADMPFGTVSGNPLKSLDAAIRMMQETGADAIKIEGGAEIREDVKKIIDAGIPVMAHLGLMPQSINKYGTYAVRGKDEDEAKKLIEDCHLMEELGAFGILLEKIPAHLAAQISQQISIPTIGIGAGVSTDGQVLVIQDVMGMNKDFSPKFLRRYADLHTVMTEATKNYIDDVKTMNFPVKTESY, encoded by the coding sequence ATGTCAGTTCATAAAGACGATAAGAAAAAGATTACCACGCTTCAATTAAAAAAAATGAAGGAGCAAGGCGAAAAAATAAGTGTTTTGACGGCTTATGACTATACAACCGCAAAAATCATTGATGAAGCAGGAATTGATGTAATCATTGTGGGAGATAGTGCATCCAATACAATGATTGGAAATCCAACGACATTAAGCATCACTTTAGATCAAATGATCTATTATACAAAATCAGTAGTGAATGGTACCAAAAGAGCTTTGGTGATCGCTGATATGCCATTTGGGACCGTGTCTGGAAATCCCTTGAAATCTCTTGATGCAGCTATCCGCATGATGCAGGAAACTGGTGCAGATGCTATTAAAATTGAAGGTGGTGCAGAAATCAGGGAGGATGTAAAAAAAATAATTGATGCCGGTATTCCTGTAATGGCTCATTTAGGGCTAATGCCTCAATCCATCAATAAATATGGAACGTATGCTGTAAGAGGAAAAGATGAAGACGAAGCAAAAAAACTGATAGAAGATTGCCATTTAATGGAAGAATTAGGAGCATTTGGAATACTGCTTGAAAAAATACCGGCTCATCTTGCTGCTCAAATTTCTCAACAAATTTCTATCCCGACAATAGGAATAGGTGCCGGTGTGAGTACAGACGGACAGGTACTGGTCATACAGGATGTAATGGGAATGAATAAAGATTTTTCACCCAAATTTTTAAGACGATACGCAGATCTTCACACCGTAATGACAGAAGCTACAAAGAACTACATAGATGATGTAAAAACAATGAATTTCCCTGTCAAAACTGAGAGTTATTAA
- a CDS encoding FUSC family protein encodes MEKELSELTDQELLEKKRTIEARNISNAVILGVLVGIAIYSMITKGLSLMTFIPILFALFVANSWNKNKKELKKELNARNLK; translated from the coding sequence ATGGAAAAAGAACTATCAGAATTAACAGATCAGGAACTTTTGGAGAAAAAAAGAACCATTGAAGCCCGCAATATCTCCAATGCTGTTATCCTTGGAGTATTAGTGGGTATAGCTATTTATAGTATGATCACCAAAGGGCTTAGTTTGATGACTTTTATACCGATACTATTTGCCCTTTTTGTGGCTAACAGCTGGAATAAAAATAAGAAGGAATTGAAAAAAGAATTAAACGCAAGAAATCTAAAATAA